In Pedobacter sp. W3I1, one DNA window encodes the following:
- a CDS encoding branched-chain amino acid aminotransferase, whose amino-acid sequence MTETLDIKITKANETRLTVTDFSQLPFGKVFTDHMFTADYEDGEWKNLQILPYGPIPMSPAISALHYGQAIFEGLKAYRQPDGRISVFRADKNFERFNKSAARMSMPGIPEEIFMQGLAALINVDEKWVPDQEDYALYIRPVMFAMDPYLGVKASDTYKFALLTTPTGPYYSSALKVKIETEFTRADEGGVGFAKTAGNYARSLYPFEQAKKEGYDQLIWTDSVTHEFIEEAGTANLLFVINGKLVTPSVRSTVLDGVTRDTIIKLAKDAGIEVEERRVSVKEVIEGIEKGSLTEAFAAGTAATVTHVGEMGYNGQIYKLTDPSTRHISNGIAKKLNDIRYGLAPDEFGWNWVL is encoded by the coding sequence ATGACCGAGACATTAGATATAAAAATCACTAAAGCAAACGAAACACGTTTGACTGTTACTGATTTTTCGCAATTACCGTTCGGTAAGGTTTTTACCGATCACATGTTTACTGCCGATTACGAAGATGGCGAATGGAAAAATTTACAGATTCTTCCTTATGGTCCAATTCCGATGAGCCCGGCAATTTCTGCGCTTCATTACGGACAGGCAATTTTCGAAGGGTTAAAGGCTTATCGCCAACCAGATGGAAGGATTAGTGTGTTCCGTGCTGATAAAAACTTCGAACGTTTTAACAAATCAGCCGCCAGAATGTCGATGCCGGGTATTCCAGAAGAAATTTTTATGCAAGGTTTAGCCGCACTGATCAATGTTGATGAGAAGTGGGTGCCTGATCAAGAAGATTATGCTTTATATATCCGCCCGGTAATGTTCGCAATGGATCCTTATTTGGGCGTTAAGGCATCTGATACCTATAAATTTGCTTTGTTAACCACTCCGACTGGTCCATATTACAGTAGTGCATTAAAGGTTAAAATTGAAACTGAATTTACGCGTGCAGATGAAGGTGGTGTGGGCTTTGCCAAAACTGCTGGAAATTATGCACGTTCGTTATATCCTTTCGAACAAGCTAAAAAAGAAGGTTATGATCAATTGATCTGGACAGATTCAGTAACCCATGAGTTTATTGAAGAAGCTGGAACAGCCAACTTGCTTTTTGTCATTAATGGTAAACTGGTTACGCCATCAGTACGCAGTACCGTTTTAGATGGTGTAACGCGTGATACCATTATTAAACTGGCTAAAGATGCCGGAATAGAAGTTGAAGAACGCAGGGTTTCTGTTAAAGAAGTAATTGAAGGAATCGAAAAAGGAAGCTTAACCGAAGCTTTTGCCGCAGGAACTGCTGCTACAGTAACGCATGTAGGCGAAATGGGCTATAACGGTCAGATCTATAAATTGACCGACCCATCAACCAGACATATTTCTAATGGTATTGCTAAAAAACTGAACGATATCCGTTACGGTTTAGCACCTGATGAATTTGGTTGGAACTGGGTTTTATAA
- a CDS encoding tryptophan 2,3-dioxygenase family protein produces MDFTPEIKDKLHQLQEKYTAMGQDMASYLDGLLYADFLTYWDYIHLDTLLSLQNPKTPIPDEEIFIMYHQITELYFKLALHECRQIAEHEDLTADFFTARVKRINAYFNALTTSFEVMVDGMEKEQFLKFRMSLLPASGFQSGQYRMIEICATDFIRLVDKSKRVELSTATIEEQFEFIYWKFGATELASGKQTLTLKQFIKKYAAQFLQLAKDRTLTNFSALYHQLQANGADVSALAEELRKLDLYVNVEWPLSHYKSAVRYLEKDPVDIAATGGTNWQKYLPPRFQKRIFYPFLWTDEQMEEWGKGWVLSVLKTLKNKD; encoded by the coding sequence ATGGATTTCACACCCGAAATAAAAGACAAACTACATCAGCTACAGGAAAAGTATACGGCAATGGGGCAAGATATGGCATCGTACCTGGACGGACTTTTATATGCAGATTTTTTAACCTATTGGGACTACATCCATTTGGATACTTTGCTGAGCTTGCAGAATCCTAAAACGCCGATTCCTGATGAAGAGATTTTCATCATGTACCACCAAATTACCGAACTTTATTTTAAGCTTGCACTGCACGAATGCAGGCAGATTGCGGAGCATGAAGATCTAACTGCCGACTTTTTTACTGCACGAGTAAAACGCATCAATGCTTATTTCAACGCCTTAACTACTTCTTTTGAGGTAATGGTTGATGGTATGGAGAAAGAACAGTTCCTGAAATTCCGGATGTCGTTATTGCCTGCCAGTGGATTCCAATCGGGCCAGTACCGGATGATTGAGATCTGTGCTACGGATTTTATCCGGTTAGTAGACAAATCCAAACGCGTAGAATTAAGCACTGCAACAATAGAAGAACAATTCGAATTTATTTACTGGAAATTCGGTGCAACCGAACTGGCTTCCGGTAAGCAAACTTTAACCTTAAAGCAATTTATTAAAAAGTATGCGGCTCAGTTTCTACAACTGGCAAAAGACCGTACTTTAACCAATTTCTCAGCTTTATACCATCAATTACAAGCCAATGGAGCAGATGTTTCTGCACTTGCAGAAGAATTACGTAAGCTGGATTTGTATGTAAATGTGGAATGGCCTTTATCGCATTACAAATCGGCCGTGCGTTATTTAGAGAAAGATCCCGTTGATATTGCTGCAACAGGTGGAACCAACTGGCAAAAGTATCTGCCTCCGCGTTTTCAGAAAAGAATCTTTTATCCTTTCTTATGGACCGACGAGCAAATGGAAGAATGGGGTAAAGGCTGGGTGCTTAGTGTACTTAAAACACTCAAAAACAAAGATTAA